The Carnobacterium divergens genome includes a window with the following:
- the uraA gene encoding uracil permease — protein sequence MSVKEVKRNPDVVLDIHEKPPGIQWFGLSLQHLFTMFGATVLVPILVGLNPGIALVTSGLGTLLYIGITKGKIPAYLGSSFAFITPMLMVIKNGGGYPAAFQGALYAGLVYWIVALVIKMIGSDWLDKVLPPIVVGPVVMVIGLSLSGTAANQAMYIGATAAPENYSVTYILVALATLAITIICNMYLKGFLSLIPILIGIVSGYVISLMVGIVDLSGVEAAAWFQVPNFQIPFVSYKPAFSLAALATMAPIAFVTMSEHIGHLMVLNKITTRNFFKKPGLSRTIFADGSATILASLLGGPPATSYGENIGVLALTRVHSVFVIGGAATLAILFGFIGKVSAVILSIPGPVIGGISFLLFGVIASSGLRILIDNKIDFDKKRNLIIASVILVIGIGGAFLEFGSLTLSGMSLATVVGIILNLVLPHQAKSETN from the coding sequence ATGTCAGTTAAAGAAGTTAAAAGAAATCCAGATGTTGTCTTAGATATTCATGAAAAACCACCGGGGATTCAATGGTTTGGGTTAAGTTTGCAACACTTGTTTACCATGTTCGGAGCAACCGTATTAGTGCCCATCTTAGTTGGCTTAAATCCAGGAATTGCTTTAGTAACATCAGGATTAGGAACGTTACTTTATATCGGAATCACAAAAGGAAAAATTCCTGCCTATTTGGGAAGTAGCTTTGCTTTTATTACACCTATGCTTATGGTAATTAAAAATGGAGGGGGCTATCCTGCAGCCTTCCAAGGAGCCCTTTATGCTGGACTCGTTTACTGGATTGTTGCTTTAGTCATCAAAATGATCGGATCGGATTGGTTAGACAAAGTTCTACCACCAATCGTTGTAGGCCCTGTTGTGATGGTAATCGGATTAAGTCTTTCAGGTACAGCGGCAAACCAAGCCATGTATATTGGAGCCACAGCTGCTCCTGAAAATTATAGTGTGACTTACATTTTAGTCGCACTTGCAACACTAGCGATTACCATTATTTGCAACATGTATTTAAAAGGATTTCTAAGTTTAATTCCGATTTTAATCGGTATTGTTTCAGGCTACGTCATCTCGTTAATGGTTGGAATTGTCGACTTATCAGGAGTCGAAGCAGCCGCATGGTTCCAAGTTCCAAATTTCCAAATCCCATTTGTTTCATATAAACCAGCCTTTTCACTAGCTGCTCTAGCTACGATGGCGCCAATCGCCTTTGTCACAATGAGTGAACATATCGGTCATCTGATGGTATTAAATAAAATCACCACACGCAACTTTTTTAAGAAACCAGGATTATCAAGAACGATCTTTGCTGACGGTTCTGCAACAATTCTAGCTTCACTACTTGGTGGACCACCTGCAACGAGTTATGGAGAAAACATTGGTGTCTTAGCATTAACAAGAGTGCACAGTGTCTTCGTTATCGGAGGAGCTGCAACTTTAGCCATCCTCTTTGGATTTATCGGCAAGGTTAGCGCCGTTATCTTAAGTATACCGGGGCCAGTTATTGGCGGCATCAGCTTCCTATTATTCGGAGTCATCGCTTCAAGCGGCTTAAGAATCTTGATTGACAACAAAATTGATTTTGATAAAAAACGCAACTTGATTATCGCTTCAGTTATCTTAGTCATTGGAATTGGCGGTGCGTTCCTAGAATTTGGTTCGCTAACCCTTTCTGGTATGAGTTTAGCAACAGTCGTAGGAATTATTTTAAACTTAGTATTGCCACATCAAGCAAAAAGTGAAACCAATTAA
- the allB gene encoding allantoinase AllB produces MNYDLLIKNGTVILEDQAIVTTIAVKDGKIAAIGADLSQARETIDARTLIVSPGMVDAHVHISEPGRTHWEGYRTGTKAAAKGGVTTFIEMPLNQLPATTSRDTLQLKFDAAKGKLSMDVALFGGLVPYNLDDLEDLNEEGVVAFKCFLATCGFPDEPTDFQNVDDYSFFAGMKKIAKMDSLLAIHAENALICDELGKVLQEQGQTSTDDYVASRPPFTEVEAVRRAIYLAKIADCQIHICHLSTPEAISKVTKAKQAGQRVTCESCTHYFALNQAQFAEIGMSAKCAPPLRDQTNQELLWEKLFNGEIDFVTSDHSPCPPEMKIGNAFTAWGGISGLQNNVDILFDEAVQKRGMSLTQFADLIATAPAALYQLKTKGSIAIGKDADFAFIKPKAPYTLKESDLEYKNKISPYIGREIGCQVVRTILRGETIYDKQTKEFKEATGHFLLK; encoded by the coding sequence ATGAATTATGACTTATTAATCAAAAATGGAACGGTTATTTTAGAAGACCAAGCAATTGTAACAACTATTGCCGTTAAAGATGGTAAAATTGCTGCCATCGGAGCCGATTTGTCGCAAGCAAGAGAAACGATTGATGCACGAACGTTAATTGTCTCTCCTGGCATGGTCGACGCGCATGTTCATATTTCAGAACCAGGTAGAACTCACTGGGAAGGTTATCGAACAGGAACTAAAGCTGCTGCAAAAGGAGGCGTGACTACCTTTATTGAAATGCCCTTAAATCAATTGCCGGCAACAACTAGTCGTGATACCTTGCAGTTAAAGTTTGATGCAGCAAAAGGCAAACTCTCAATGGATGTTGCGTTATTTGGAGGTCTTGTCCCTTATAATTTAGACGACTTGGAGGATTTAAATGAAGAAGGCGTTGTTGCTTTTAAATGTTTTCTAGCAACTTGCGGCTTTCCTGATGAACCAACAGATTTTCAAAATGTCGACGATTATTCCTTCTTTGCAGGAATGAAAAAAATTGCAAAAATGGATAGTTTATTGGCTATTCATGCAGAAAATGCCTTAATCTGTGATGAGTTGGGGAAAGTTTTACAAGAACAGGGACAAACTTCAACAGATGATTATGTAGCTTCAAGACCTCCTTTTACTGAAGTTGAAGCTGTTCGTAGAGCAATTTATTTAGCCAAAATTGCTGATTGTCAAATTCATATTTGTCATCTAAGTACCCCTGAAGCCATTTCCAAAGTTACAAAAGCCAAACAAGCGGGACAACGTGTCACTTGTGAATCTTGCACTCACTATTTTGCTCTTAATCAAGCACAATTTGCTGAAATTGGAATGAGTGCTAAATGCGCCCCTCCATTAAGAGATCAAACCAATCAAGAATTGCTTTGGGAAAAGCTTTTTAATGGAGAAATTGATTTTGTTACTTCGGATCACTCCCCTTGTCCTCCTGAAATGAAAATAGGAAATGCCTTTACTGCTTGGGGCGGAATCTCTGGTCTACAAAACAATGTAGACATCCTTTTTGATGAAGCAGTACAAAAGCGAGGGATGTCTTTAACGCAATTTGCTGATTTAATTGCGACAGCTCCTGCAGCTTTGTATCAACTGAAAACAAAAGGCAGCATCGCCATTGGAAAAGACGCCGACTTTGCTTTTATTAAACCAAAAGCACCGTATACCTTAAAGGAATCAGACTTGGAATATAAGAATAAAATCAGTCCTTATATTGGACGAGAAATTGGTTGCCAAGTAGTACGTACCATTTTACGGGGTGAAACCATTTATGACAAACAAACAAAAGAATTTAAAGAAGCGACTGGTCATTTTCTATTAAAATAA
- the lspA gene encoding signal peptidase II, which translates to MIYYYLLALVVLIVDQVTKYLVVQNIELYQVKAFLPGVLSWMYIQNTGAAWSILEGQMWFFYVITTVVIIGVLYIMQKYAKESRLFSMGLALILAGALGNFIDRIRLGYVVDMVRIELIDFPIFNVADMSLSIGVALIIVYVLLDEKNKKLA; encoded by the coding sequence ATGATTTATTATTATCTATTAGCCCTTGTGGTCCTGATAGTAGATCAAGTGACAAAATATTTGGTCGTACAAAACATTGAATTATACCAAGTAAAAGCTTTTTTACCCGGTGTTTTATCTTGGATGTACATTCAAAATACAGGAGCTGCATGGAGTATTTTAGAAGGACAAATGTGGTTTTTTTACGTGATTACAACCGTCGTGATCATTGGTGTTCTCTATATCATGCAAAAGTACGCTAAAGAAAGTCGCTTATTTTCAATGGGATTAGCCTTGATATTAGCAGGCGCTTTAGGAAACTTTATTGACCGCATTCGATTAGGATACGTAGTGGACATGGTTCGTATTGAACTAATTGATTTTCCGATTTTTAATGTAGCGGATATGTCGCTTAGTATTGGAGTAGCCTTGATTATCGTCTATGTTTTATTAGATGAGAAAAATAAAAAATTAGCTTAA
- a CDS encoding pyridoxal-phosphate-dependent aminotransferase family protein, which translates to MMNEITVPKRTIMTPGPVEAEPRVLRALATPILGQYDPAFFEIMGEVSTLLKYPFETKNKQAFVVDGTSRSGLEAAMFGLIEKGDRVLIPAYGRFGYLFVELAERAGAEIQLIEKEWGETFEPIEVIEAIKTFKPKIVAMVHGETSTGQIQELKEIGHFCRKQGCLFLVDAVATFAGAPVKVDEWCIDVAIGGTQKCLSVPSGMAPITYNKRVEACLTKRYQMELGLSDQFRNDHFIQSNYLDLSQIQRYWGAERINHHTEMTSMIYGIHEGLRIVQQEGLTQRYARHQLNERAMMEGLVAMGLTLFGNPKTKMVTVTCVEIPFGVDGEAVRETLLTDFGVEIASSFGSLKGKIWRIGNMGYSSQKANVLQTLGALEAAILLHGGKIEVGKAVAKALEVYHQS; encoded by the coding sequence ATGATGAATGAAATTACAGTACCAAAAAGGACCATTATGACACCAGGTCCTGTTGAAGCAGAGCCAAGAGTTTTAAGAGCGCTTGCAACACCAATTTTAGGGCAATACGACCCTGCTTTTTTTGAAATTATGGGGGAAGTATCCACATTATTAAAATATCCTTTTGAAACTAAAAATAAACAAGCCTTTGTTGTAGATGGCACTTCAAGATCTGGTTTGGAAGCAGCGATGTTTGGCTTAATTGAAAAAGGAGACCGCGTATTGATTCCAGCATATGGTCGTTTTGGCTATTTATTTGTAGAATTGGCGGAACGCGCTGGGGCTGAGATTCAACTGATTGAAAAGGAATGGGGAGAAACCTTTGAACCCATTGAAGTTATTGAAGCCATTAAAACATTTAAGCCTAAGATTGTGGCGATGGTTCATGGGGAAACGTCAACAGGTCAAATTCAAGAATTAAAGGAAATAGGTCACTTTTGTCGAAAACAGGGCTGTCTGTTTTTAGTAGACGCAGTTGCCACCTTTGCAGGAGCGCCTGTTAAGGTAGACGAATGGTGTATCGATGTTGCCATCGGGGGTACGCAAAAATGTTTAAGTGTTCCATCAGGAATGGCTCCTATTACCTATAATAAACGAGTGGAAGCATGTTTAACTAAGCGTTATCAAATGGAACTGGGGTTGTCAGACCAATTTAGAAATGATCATTTTATTCAAAGTAATTATTTGGATTTAAGCCAAATTCAACGGTATTGGGGAGCAGAACGAATCAACCATCATACAGAAATGACTTCTATGATTTATGGGATTCATGAAGGCTTGCGAATTGTACAACAAGAAGGTCTTACTCAACGTTATGCACGACATCAATTAAATGAAAGAGCGATGATGGAGGGCTTGGTTGCAATGGGGCTTACTTTATTTGGCAACCCGAAAACGAAGATGGTCACTGTGACTTGTGTGGAAATTCCTTTTGGAGTCGATGGGGAAGCAGTTAGGGAAACGTTACTAACAGATTTTGGTGTTGAAATTGCCAGTTCGTTTGGTTCATTAAAAGGAAAAATTTGGCGGATTGGCAATATGGGTTACAGCAGTCAAAAAGCTAATGTACTTCAAACGCTAGGAGCCCTTGAAGCAGCAATTCTTTTACACGGGGGCAAGATTGAGGTCGGAAAAGCAGTTGCAAAAGCATTAGAAGTTTATCACCAATCGTAA
- a CDS encoding RluA family pseudouridine synthase: protein MTQIYTFTINEEKGRIDKVLAELLPTHSRSQIQQWVKEGAVYVNDEAVKQNYKVKSGDLIQATEPDAVPLEIIAEDIPLDIVYEDEDVMVVNKPQGMVVHPSAGHMTGTLVNALMYHVKDLSGINGVIRPGIVHRIDKDTSGLLMVAKNDQAHEKLAAQLKDKTSLREYVALVHGEIPHEKGTIDAPIGRAKEDRKKQAIIDDGRPAVTHFTVIEQFSDFTLVTLKLETGRTHQIRVHMRYIGYPIAGDPTYGPKKTLKGNGQFLHAKTLGFKHPTTGEFLTFEAPLPTIFENTLEELRNNN from the coding sequence ATGACACAAATTTATACATTTACAATTAACGAAGAAAAAGGTAGAATCGATAAAGTTTTAGCAGAATTACTTCCCACTCATAGTCGTTCACAAATCCAACAATGGGTAAAAGAGGGAGCCGTTTATGTAAATGATGAAGCGGTAAAACAGAATTATAAAGTCAAATCAGGGGACCTTATTCAAGCAACAGAGCCAGATGCGGTTCCTTTAGAGATTATTGCAGAAGATATTCCTCTTGATATTGTCTATGAAGACGAAGATGTGATGGTTGTGAACAAACCTCAAGGAATGGTGGTTCACCCATCAGCAGGCCACATGACAGGAACCTTAGTAAACGCCTTGATGTATCACGTAAAAGACTTGTCTGGAATCAATGGTGTGATTCGTCCAGGGATTGTCCACCGTATTGACAAGGATACCTCTGGCTTGTTAATGGTTGCTAAAAACGATCAAGCTCATGAAAAATTAGCTGCACAATTAAAAGATAAAACTTCTCTGAGAGAATACGTAGCGTTGGTTCATGGCGAAATTCCACATGAAAAAGGAACCATTGATGCACCCATTGGCAGAGCAAAGGAAGATCGTAAAAAGCAGGCAATAATTGACGATGGCAGACCAGCTGTGACCCATTTTACAGTTATTGAACAATTTAGTGATTTTACTTTAGTCACATTGAAATTGGAAACAGGAAGAACCCATCAAATTCGTGTTCATATGCGTTATATTGGGTACCCTATTGCAGGAGATCCAACTTATGGGCCAAAGAAAACCTTAAAAGGGAACGGGCAGTTTTTACATGCGAAAACATTAGGCTTTAAACACCCTACAACAGGTGAATTTTTAACCTTTGAAGCACCGCTACCAACAATATTTGAAAATACTTTAGAAGAATTAAGAAATAACAATTGA
- a CDS encoding LssY C-terminal domain-containing protein produces the protein MKWSENSLNSCLRAIKFMLVCVLAFLIYQNLFATIFTKKIHFFIYIVFWVFTAYFFLPWLNRLLTKFYVPDYFIGRTKTNDGLLGDPINLAFDGSKEALINAFKECGWHIADPLSLNSSWKITYSSVFGKSYPTAPVSSLFLFSRKQDLAFEMEIDGNPRKRHHIRIWQTPDGWHLPGGRRTDWLAAATYDKHVGLSLFTGQITHKIDADVDHERDFVIAELQKGSFVQKVDIVPHFTSSYHARNGGGDRIHTDGALPFVTVASKQVDSSSV, from the coding sequence TTGAAATGGTCTGAAAATAGTCTAAATAGTTGCCTTAGAGCAATTAAATTTATGCTTGTATGTGTGCTGGCTTTTTTGATTTATCAAAATTTATTTGCAACTATCTTTACGAAAAAAATCCATTTTTTTATTTACATTGTCTTTTGGGTGTTTACCGCCTATTTCTTCTTACCTTGGTTAAATCGATTGTTAACCAAATTTTATGTCCCAGATTATTTTATTGGCCGGACTAAAACAAATGATGGTCTATTAGGTGATCCCATTAATTTAGCTTTCGACGGATCTAAAGAAGCTCTTATAAACGCTTTTAAAGAATGTGGTTGGCATATTGCGGATCCTCTTTCCTTAAATAGCTCGTGGAAAATCACCTATTCAAGTGTCTTTGGAAAATCGTACCCCACTGCACCTGTTAGTTCTTTGTTTTTATTTTCAAGGAAGCAAGATCTTGCATTTGAAATGGAAATTGATGGAAATCCTCGTAAAAGACATCATATTCGTATTTGGCAAACACCTGATGGTTGGCATTTACCAGGTGGTAGAAGAACAGATTGGTTAGCTGCTGCTACGTATGACAAGCACGTTGGTTTGTCTTTGTTTACAGGTCAAATTACCCATAAAATTGATGCAGATGTCGATCATGAAAGAGATTTTGTGATTGCTGAATTGCAGAAAGGCTCTTTTGTTCAAAAGGTAGATATCGTTCCTCACTTTACAAGTAGTTATCATGCTCGTAATGGTGGTGGCGATCGAATTCATACCGATGGCGCATTGCCTTTTGTTACCGTTGCCTCTAAACAAGTTGACTCCTCTAGTGTGTGA
- the arcC gene encoding carbamate kinase, with the protein MGKRVVIALGGNAILRPNQEATYENQLKNVQISSDLIAKVKKAGHKVIVTHGNGPQVGNILRQNEEAKEVVPALPIDVCSAESQGFIGYMMEQTLKNALQSSGETAGVVTLVTETEVDPKDPAFNDPTKPIGVFFTKEESKRLIAEKNWVMGEDAGRGYRRLVPSPKPMTIHGVEAIKTLVEQNQIVICAGGGGIPVIRNQDHLLEGVEAVIDKDRSALTLSQQTNADVFMILTDVPNVYLHYGKPNQLKLEEVTLADAETYMSEGHFADGSMGPKMEAAIAFAASGKEAIICSLDEAVAALAGNAGTRILPIK; encoded by the coding sequence GTGGGGAAACGCGTAGTCATCGCTCTTGGAGGAAATGCTATTTTACGTCCGAATCAAGAAGCAACTTATGAAAATCAGTTAAAAAATGTACAGATTAGTTCAGATTTAATTGCAAAAGTTAAAAAAGCAGGACATAAGGTAATCGTGACTCATGGAAATGGTCCACAAGTTGGGAATATTTTGCGCCAAAATGAAGAAGCAAAAGAAGTTGTTCCTGCGCTACCAATTGATGTATGTAGTGCTGAATCCCAGGGGTTTATCGGATATATGATGGAGCAAACATTGAAGAATGCATTGCAATCAAGTGGTGAAACGGCTGGGGTTGTAACGCTGGTTACTGAAACAGAAGTGGATCCTAAAGATCCGGCATTTAATGATCCAACGAAACCGATTGGAGTCTTTTTTACAAAAGAAGAAAGCAAGCGATTAATCGCAGAAAAAAATTGGGTTATGGGAGAAGATGCGGGTCGAGGGTATCGTCGTTTAGTTCCTTCACCTAAACCAATGACTATTCATGGGGTTGAGGCCATCAAAACACTTGTTGAGCAGAATCAAATTGTTATTTGTGCAGGTGGCGGTGGAATTCCAGTAATTCGCAATCAAGATCATTTACTGGAAGGTGTCGAGGCAGTGATAGATAAAGATCGTTCTGCATTGACCTTGTCTCAACAAACCAATGCAGATGTATTTATGATTTTAACCGATGTTCCAAATGTTTATTTACATTATGGAAAGCCAAATCAATTGAAATTAGAAGAAGTAACGTTAGCAGATGCGGAAACGTATATGAGCGAAGGGCATTTTGCAGATGGCAGTATGGGACCTAAGATGGAAGCAGCGATTGCATTTGCTGCTAGTGGAAAAGAAGCCATTATTTGTTCCTTAGATGAGGCAGTTGCAGCATTAGCAGGAAATGCGGGAACTCGAATTTTACCAATTAAATAA
- a CDS encoding allantoin transporter — protein MSIEQDKQLQRFKDRGYQADLLPKTKKQQTWGTFNYFTLWMGSVHNVPNYVAVGGFFFLGIAPQYILLAIFFSSIMIAGIMILNGKAGSRYGIPFAMSLRASYGEKGALLPGILRGCIAAIMWYGLQTYTGSLALLILIGKIWPASLHIGGNFQFLGISLPGLIAFIIFWVLNLLIGLGGGSILTKFTALLNPLIYILFGGMTIWALSIGGGLRAILMYLPQQISNEHSSLIVFFMIVNANLAVWAAPGVSASDFTQHAKNFKSQALGQFTGLVLSYSLFAFSSVTILAGASIHYGVDTWNILDIVTKWDHLAATAFATLVLLLTTISTNATGNIIPAGYQLAATFPKKISYKQGVLIASVLSFLICPWKLMENQVSIYTFLEIIGGILGPVLGVMLAHYFVAMKQTLSLDKLYLAKGKTGYYKNGVNWFALAVTLVATLLSFIGKLIPSLAVLSGFSWMIGSFSAFILYCLAFLLFKSSSTLKEETK, from the coding sequence ATGTCAATTGAACAAGATAAACAGTTGCAACGTTTTAAAGATCGAGGCTATCAAGCAGATTTACTACCTAAAACGAAAAAACAACAAACATGGGGAACCTTTAATTATTTTACATTATGGATGGGATCCGTACATAATGTCCCAAATTATGTTGCAGTCGGCGGCTTTTTCTTTTTAGGAATTGCTCCTCAATATATTCTATTGGCCATTTTCTTTAGCTCAATTATGATTGCAGGAATAATGATTTTAAATGGGAAAGCGGGTTCTCGTTATGGCATTCCATTTGCTATGTCGCTTCGTGCTTCTTATGGAGAAAAAGGAGCTCTACTACCAGGAATTTTAAGAGGATGTATCGCAGCAATTATGTGGTATGGATTGCAAACTTACACAGGTTCTCTTGCTTTATTGATTTTAATTGGAAAAATTTGGCCTGCTTCTCTTCACATCGGTGGTAATTTTCAGTTTCTAGGCATTTCCTTACCAGGGTTGATTGCTTTTATTATTTTTTGGGTCTTAAATTTACTAATCGGTTTAGGTGGGGGTTCCATTTTAACTAAATTTACGGCTCTGCTTAATCCATTGATTTATATTTTGTTTGGTGGGATGACGATTTGGGCATTGTCAATTGGTGGTGGATTACGGGCTATTTTAATGTATCTTCCACAACAAATTTCAAACGAACATTCTTCTTTGATTGTTTTCTTTATGATTGTCAATGCGAATTTGGCCGTTTGGGCAGCACCTGGGGTAAGTGCATCGGATTTTACTCAACATGCTAAAAATTTTAAAAGTCAAGCGCTGGGGCAATTTACTGGCTTAGTTCTTTCTTATAGTCTATTTGCCTTTTCAAGTGTGACAATTTTAGCGGGTGCAAGCATTCATTATGGTGTGGATACGTGGAATATTTTAGATATCGTTACAAAATGGGATCATCTAGCTGCAACTGCATTTGCGACACTTGTCTTGCTATTGACGACGATTTCAACAAATGCAACTGGTAATATTATTCCAGCAGGTTACCAATTAGCGGCAACTTTTCCCAAAAAAATTTCGTATAAGCAAGGTGTTTTAATTGCAAGTGTACTCAGCTTTCTAATTTGTCCATGGAAATTAATGGAAAATCAAGTAAGTATTTATACTTTTTTAGAAATTATCGGTGGAATTTTAGGACCTGTTTTAGGTGTGATGTTGGCTCATTACTTCGTAGCAATGAAACAGACACTGTCTCTTGATAAATTATATCTTGCAAAAGGAAAAACAGGCTATTACAAAAATGGCGTGAATTGGTTCGCTTTAGCCGTAACCTTAGTTGCTACACTGTTATCATTTATTGGAAAATTAATACCAAGCTTAGCTGTTCTATCTGGTTTTTCATGGATGATTGGCAGCTTCTCTGCCTTTATTCTTTATTGTTTAGCATTTTTATTATTTAAATCATCATCTACTCTAAAGGAGGAAACAAAATGA
- the pyrR gene encoding bifunctional pyr operon transcriptional regulator/uracil phosphoribosyltransferase PyrR, producing MNVIQKEVEVVDEAAMKRALTRITYEIIERNKGIEDLVLVGIKTRGIYVAKRIASRLKQLEGVEIPVGELDISLYRDDVHTSDGRDPELNGSHIPVSIEGKQVILVDDVLFTGRTIRAALDALMDIARPQKISLAVLVDRGHRELPIRADFVGKNIPTSLDEQIKVEVEEIDGLDKVSIKKIN from the coding sequence ATGAACGTGATTCAAAAGGAAGTTGAAGTAGTAGATGAAGCAGCGATGAAACGGGCCTTAACTCGTATCACCTATGAAATCATCGAACGGAACAAAGGAATAGAAGATTTGGTTTTAGTCGGAATCAAAACAAGAGGGATTTATGTGGCTAAACGCATTGCAAGTCGATTAAAACAACTGGAAGGCGTGGAAATTCCAGTCGGAGAACTAGACATCTCATTATATAGAGACGATGTTCACACAAGCGATGGACGAGATCCAGAGCTAAATGGCTCACACATTCCGGTTTCAATTGAAGGCAAGCAAGTCATTCTAGTTGACGATGTTTTGTTTACTGGTCGTACGATACGCGCCGCTTTAGACGCACTGATGGATATCGCAAGACCACAAAAAATCTCATTAGCAGTCCTTGTAGACAGAGGACACAGAGAATTACCGATTCGAGCTGATTTTGTTGGGAAAAATATTCCAACCTCATTAGACGAACAAATTAAAGTCGAAGTCGAAGAAATCGATGGATTAGATAAAGTATCCATTAAAAAAATTAACTAA
- a CDS encoding PucR family transcriptional regulator: MTTLGEILTIPRFSTIHTLNKQADLSKVVDTIEISETPDVALFLPKNSFLLTTAMVFENDPVGLCEMIQSLHDLPAAGIGIKLGRFLDDIDPMVLAFADNLQFPILQIPSTVTLGTISHQLLSYIWDQQTEKLNYALDIQKKFANMMIKDATLSSLIRHLGSILKRPVLLVDSFMEVVAESRHLKQQPHILAAHFEKMIPKLKEAQKLGKEYSFILESDAEQQLLVSVFPVQTGSYFPYLLVIFKADQIPYPFSQFAIEQANIVLSYTLYKNQKLLEGNLLLREDFFQQLLEATSEEKRLNVLDYGNDYGLKDSNAYQVVLATLQLTLENQTPLKNQSYLAYEWLEKQLSNLIPNALLFPIKNSNYYGILLQDSTNLLTKQLEEIHYHLKKLLPLELHFFIGNTVSDLNALHFSYNEALEIFQQQDGARPHSSILNYYQLKGINKLLDYVPKNEIDHFCTIYLKTLAFPKEDTLIELRKTLKIYLECQCEITETSKRLFIHRNTVKYRIAKCEDLFQMPINDPDFSLKVRLALVLSEPKNE; the protein is encoded by the coding sequence ATGACGACTCTTGGAGAAATTTTGACGATTCCACGTTTTTCAACCATTCATACATTAAATAAACAAGCCGATTTATCCAAAGTAGTGGATACCATTGAAATTTCAGAAACGCCGGATGTGGCGCTTTTTTTACCTAAAAATTCTTTTTTACTTACAACCGCAATGGTCTTTGAAAATGACCCTGTTGGTCTATGTGAGATGATTCAAAGCCTACACGATCTTCCTGCTGCTGGAATTGGAATTAAATTAGGTCGTTTTCTAGATGATATTGATCCAATGGTCTTAGCCTTTGCAGACAACCTTCAATTTCCAATTCTTCAAATTCCAAGTACGGTTACGTTGGGAACGATTTCCCATCAACTGCTGTCTTACATTTGGGATCAACAAACAGAAAAGCTGAATTATGCCTTAGATATTCAAAAGAAATTTGCAAATATGATGATTAAAGATGCCACGCTGTCTTCTTTAATTCGACATTTAGGCTCCATTTTAAAGCGTCCGGTTTTATTGGTAGACTCTTTTATGGAAGTTGTTGCAGAATCAAGACATTTAAAACAACAGCCTCATATTTTGGCGGCTCATTTTGAGAAAATGATTCCAAAGCTTAAAGAAGCTCAAAAATTAGGAAAAGAATACTCATTTATTTTAGAGAGCGATGCCGAACAACAACTGTTAGTCTCAGTCTTTCCTGTTCAAACGGGTTCTTATTTTCCTTATTTGCTAGTGATTTTTAAGGCCGACCAAATCCCTTATCCTTTTTCTCAGTTTGCAATCGAACAAGCCAATATCGTACTATCTTACACGTTATATAAAAACCAAAAATTATTAGAAGGCAACCTTCTATTGCGGGAAGACTTTTTTCAGCAACTTCTTGAAGCCACTTCTGAGGAGAAACGCTTAAATGTATTAGACTATGGAAATGATTACGGTCTTAAGGACTCGAATGCCTACCAAGTCGTACTAGCTACGCTTCAACTAACGCTTGAAAACCAGACGCCACTAAAAAATCAGTCCTATTTAGCTTATGAATGGTTAGAAAAACAACTTTCAAACCTCATTCCTAATGCACTTTTATTTCCTATTAAAAATTCTAATTATTATGGAATTCTCTTACAAGACTCCACGAATCTACTAACAAAGCAACTAGAAGAAATTCACTATCACTTAAAAAAACTCTTGCCTCTAGAGCTTCATTTCTTTATTGGCAATACTGTCTCTGATCTAAACGCACTCCATTTTTCTTACAACGAAGCATTAGAAATTTTTCAACAACAGGACGGGGCACGACCACATTCTTCCATATTGAACTATTATCAATTAAAAGGAATCAATAAGTTGTTAGACTATGTTCCCAAAAATGAAATTGACCATTTTTGTACTATTTACTTGAAGACTCTGGCTTTCCCTAAGGAAGACACCTTGATTGAACTACGAAAAACCTTAAAGATTTATTTAGAATGTCAATGTGAAATTACGGAAACCTCAAAACGTTTATTTATTCATCGAAATACTGTTAAATATCGCATTGCTAAATGTGAAGATTTGTTTCAAATGCCGATTAATGATCCTGACTTTTCCTTAAAGGTGCGTCTTGCTCTCGTCTTATCTGAACCTAAAAATGAGTAG